The following DNA comes from Capsicum annuum cultivar UCD-10X-F1 chromosome 7, UCD10Xv1.1, whole genome shotgun sequence.
ACTtcctatagacaacctactaaggctACCATCCACAACATTGGCGTTACCTAGGTGATATAACAcagtcatatcataatcttttaactaCTCAAGCCACCTTATCTAATGAAGATTTAGATATTTCACATGAATACATACTGTAAAATCTTGTAATCAGTAAACACATCCACATAGAAACCATAGAGGTAATTCCTCTAAATCATTAAGGCAAAAAAACTGTTGCTAATTAAAGATCATAAGTATGGTAATTCTTTTGATGGGGTTTAAGTTGCCTGGAGGCGTATTCAATGACCTTACCTTGCTACATTAATACCCAACCAACaaaaactctagaagcatcacaattaAATAAAAACCCATCTAAACCCTTTAGTAGAGTCAATACTAGAGCAAAAGTGGTCGagacttcaacttctaaaaactcttctcgtaggaatcttaTCACTAAAATATggctttcttctgagtcagtatGGATATGGAATATGTAATagaaaaaatccctcaacaaactatctataGTAATCGGCaaatcccaagaaactcctgatatctaatggagagatgagTCTGGTATAATTTTTTACTGCTTtgtattttaaggatcaacttgaATACCAACACCAAAATGATGTTATCAattaatgctactgatcttatctaGAATTtccacttactgaacttagcgaataattgatgatccttaagggtctgccaAATAATCCTCAGGTGGTTTGTATGATCACCTTCATTACGAGGAAAAAAGAGACTGTCTTCTATAAgaactatgataaacatgtccaagtattgcttgaacactccgTTCATCTAGTTCATGAAAGCTAAaagagcatttgttagtccataagacataactacaaatttgaAGTGAGCATACTGAATCTTGAAGGTTGTCttcgaaatatcacattctctgactttgtgctgatgatagctggatatgaggtctatctcagaaaaataattttctccctgaagttggttgaacaagtcatcaatcctagggaaaggatacctattcttgattgcgactttgttcagctgacggtagtcgatgcacactttgagagaaccatctttcttgcgcacaaagaGAACTGGAGTTCCCTATAGAGAGACACTAGgactgataaaacccttatctatgagatctttcaactatttattCAATTCCTTAATCTCAGTAGGAGCCATTCTTtaaggtggaattgaaataggctaGTTATCTATAAGGAcatcaattttgaaattaatttccctcctaggagaaactccaggaaggtcttctggaaacacatctggaaactcatttactactgaGACTGACTCAAGACTTGAGGTTTTAAAACTTGAGTCCTTGGCTTAGACAAGATGGTAAATAAAACCCATAGAAATCATTTCCTTGCCTTAATGTAGGAGACAAATTTACAAATAAGATTTAAGATACTACCCTTTATTTAAGGAATGGCTCATCAGGAAACCAAAACTCGACGATTCTATTTCTATGGTAAACTAAGGCAAAAtaggagtgaagccaatccatgccaagaatgttACTAAAATTAGTCATCCATAACTCTACCAGATATACTAAAGAAATATTTTGGGATATTGTAACTGGATAATTTTTGTATACctgtgtaataccccgggaaatttttcgttgaaattttgtgcgtaaacgtgttgggttctatcttctagaatgaattataaatttttcatgtggaatgccTTATAATATGAAGCAACATtgcgtagattatcgaataagatttccaacaatatgtggatcatccaaaacggacacctaagcgatgagttatgaacattctgatagaaccgtgaatagtagtgaacagtaaaacgtgcaggaaaaagtactgaggcctggtatattttttctccaaatttaaacgatcataactccttgtacataatgatctgggtgatctactatatatcaacggaaagatctgcgagtcttctttccaatgaaattagttgcatccaatttttctatcgaagcaaaaatttatagtcgatctacttcagcctatcaaaagtaaattttggggtcaacttcaaattatcATAACTTCTTATACATAATAAGATGGGtcatctactatatatcaatggaaagatatgagattcctctttctaatgaaattagtttcatctaatttggatatcagagtaaaacattatggttgatctacttcagaatatcaaaaaagtccaccaaagaacagattcgagaattatttaattttttaagggcatttttgtcattatgccttcacttcatggacgaaaattgtccatttatacctctattgagccataaaattcatgttcttccatcaaaaatattgagagaactaaaccctaggtctattttgagctcaaaatatcttccaatttcaccgtagaaattcaaatttgatccgataatcaaactcatcatcatgagaccttcgaggagcaccccttatttgtgcgaacaggattccataatcaagaggtcaatttcaaggtatgtgggtttttgaacaagattatcctttcgatcttatGCCtggaattttatttatttatgttgatATAGGATTTTACATGCTTTTCCATGGAttagaaatatgattttatagctCATATTATTATCCATGAAATATGGAATTTtataaattggtacatatatgattttgaaatggaATTGTGTCCAAAATTACTTAGTTATGAATATACGATGATTTGAATTATTAAACCTTGATTTATACAATTATACCATTACTTCCttattatgacttgataattgttatcGAGAATTCTGTATCCCTACTATTGATTATTTTTTCAAGTGTCTTTaaaatgtgagttggattgtgaattgaggcGTGTTGATGTTGAAGTTGGAGGGATATGATGAGCCTTGGCATTGTTttggtgttattgatgttgtggtGGTTTAAAAAGGTGATACATTTTGATGTTGTGAAATATTCTTGATTTGAGTTGAATTAGGGATCCACAAATTATTACTTAATAAATTGCGAAAGATACATAATTTTGGTCGTTATTGTTGACCTTTGAGACATTTTATAGTGGAAtccctaacacgttctgagcttgtcgaggagtagtacttagcaccgagaggaaaatttggtatttctccaaacctatgtgccaccgtagggttgtttgatgatgatattattggccagagagcccgattgtgattattgcaattttaaggtcataatccctggaaaagagtatgatactcccgccaacgggggtttcaaatattggtattccacgtagctcacgtggggttatAGGTTAAGGAAATTCCCCTGTCCATAAGaatcatgtttattgaaataccgagtcactccgagttttgatgtggtaagtcaagttgcctatgatgatctataatattttatgaggtttttctcctacatttcctatctaaggtgttatgagttgcatgactcAATGTCACGTAAGCCAGGCTGtccatatatatgtttttacgaaatttatgatattatttatattttgcatgcgccaccacatactcagtacgtatcttgtactgacccacatatttctctatgggctagaTATTtaccataatgtaggttcaggtactcagccgcagccgcgacagtgatgTCTAAGTGCCACATCTATGTTccttcagtagtgagtcctcatggttcgaggaccaagttacTAGTTTTGGTACTGTTGTTTTATGATCCCTTTgatctgttgagtcagttgggggtttgtcccaatggttCGTTGATTTTTCTGTGTAGAGGCTATgtgtgtattgttgggttggtttgtgcatagacattccatatatgtacagtctaatgatattccatgccatgtgcgatgtgatatggtATGTACTTATATACATATCCTTAGCATAGCgtttatgttgttgtgttggaaacCAAGGGtattgttttggcttaaagggttatcttgaggctacgtgtagctttgggcaccgtgtagcatcttcggatgatatttcggggcgtttcaatcttggtatcaaagcctaaggtttaaagagtcctagcaAGTCTGataagccgcgttacgtagagtcttgatcatcggtgtgtagcgcgccacatccatgaacaagaggctacaggacatttTTGGAAAGGTCATTTCTTTCATTCTAAAAGAGTTTATTGTGcttacaaatttattttataacttGTGCACTCTTATGAAAGAAAATACCTCCACGTCGAGCAAgcggaaacaacaaccaacctcaacccgttgatccgttACATGAGATGGTATCCCAGGCCAAATTTTGGACAGCTTTTTAGAGACTAGCCCAGGCAGAtaccgccaatactcaggccaaTGCTCCATCTCTGTAGGAAAATAATTTGGCAGCAGCATGAATTCGTcactttatgcagatgaatccactAGAGTTTCATAGGTCGAGAGCAGGTAAGGACTCGCaaatgtatgttgatgaaatgaagaaaattacacagattatgcacgtgaTCAAGGAAGAAAGTATGGAGCTAGcttcttatcagttgaaggatgtttCCTATGACTGGGTAAAGATAtagaataagggtagagaggaagataccgctctggtgacttggcaattattccaagatgctttcttggatagattctttcctcttgagttatgggaagctaagatagaggagtttataaatttgagacaaggctccatgttggttaaggagtattttcttaagtttaatcagctaacGAAGTACGCTgccaatatgatggctgactcgagggCTAGTATtagcaagtttctaactggggtgtcgagttatgtggtgaaataATATAGAACTACTATGATTAAAAGGGAGATTGATCTTCCAAGGTTAATGATTCATTCCCAAtagattgagtcagacaagataaaggaaagagaaagagtaagagggattaagagagtcagatcggagcaataggggtctggtcagactagattctctaGAGGGAGTCGCCCTAAGTTTTAGAGATGTCCATTTATACCTgtgccttcctcagctagtgctcctataTATCGGGGCAAGCAGAAGCTCgagaataggtcggtaccttccaggtctcaggacagtgtaatCACCCAGCCTCATCCTCCTtcatgtcctaagtgtggtaaagaccattttagggagtgttatatggggcagttgggctgttttggttgtggaaatttGGGCCAtatacttagagactgcccgtatGCCAGACAGCAGAGTTGTGATGCCCGTCCCAAGAgttaggctaccagtgccccgctTCTCGTAGCCCATCCatttcctcctcagggtgctttatCTAGTACTGCTGGCAGTCAATGCCAaaattatttctatgctataccaccttgTCAgaagcaggaggactctcccgatgttgtcactggtatgcttcatgttttccattttgatgtctatgtattGATGGATCCTggttcaagtttctcttatgtgacacctttgGTTGCTGTAAACTTTGAAATgaatcctgaactaatttctgagcctattctTATTTCTATCTCGGTAGGAGAGTCTGTTATTGCTAAGcgagtgtataaaaagtgtcccatCACTATCTTTTATCGGGTTACGTATCCTGATTTGAtggagctagatatggttgattttgacatcattcttggtatggattggcttcacttgCGCTATGCGTATATAGAGTGTCGTGCTCaagtggttaagttttagtttcctgatgagcctaTTTTTGAATTGTCCAAGAGTTCTATGACTCCTAAAGGCCGTTTTATATCtaatctcaaagctaggaagttgatttccaagggttgcttttatcatctggtttgggttaaagataccaagtctgaaaccccgaccattAAGTCGATTAGTGTTGTTAAcgagtttcttgatatttttctggaagatcttcctggagtacCTCCTAATgaagagatagaattcaggattggcCTTTTTCCCgatagcctatttttattcctccgtatcgtatggctcctgctgaacttaaagagttgaaagagcaactcaaagatctcctagatacgggtttcataaggcctagtgcatctccttggggtgcacttaTTCTATTTGTGAGGAAGAAAGATAGTACCTTGCGTATGTGCGTTAGttaccatcaacttaataaggtaactatcaagaacaagtaccccctccctcaaattgatgacttgtttgatcagctgcaaggtgctagctatttttgaaaaatagaccttagatctggttatcaccaactcaaggttagggaatgtgatattcctaagacagcctttcgaactagttatggtcattttgatttcctagtgatgtctttcgggttaaccaatgctcctgcggctttcatggatcttatgaaccgagtATTTAAGCAGtatttggatttgtttgttatcatgttgataaataacattcttgtttactctcgaAGTGAGttcgatcatgcagaccatctctgaattttgCTGGAAACTCTTAGGGCTCATCAAAtgtttgccaagtttagcaaATGTGATTTTAGGCTAAGGTCCATAGATTTCTTAGGTCATGTTCTTTATTCTGAAGGTATTacagttgatcctcaaaagatagaggctataaagagttggcctagacctatttcttcccCTGATATCCaatgtttcttgggtttagctggctattatcgtcattttgttgaagggttttcttctattgtgtttcctatgacccgtttgacccaaaagaaagtgaagtttctatggtcagaatcttgtgagaagagttttcaggagttgaagactcgactcacttcagcccctgtgttgactttgccggatggttttgtggtttattgtgatgcttccagagtgggtttgggttgttttttaatacaaaaaggtaaggttatagcctatgcttctagacagttaaagcctcatgagaagaattatcctactcatgaccttgaattagctgctgtggtctttgctttgaaaatctggagacattatttgtatggtgtgcacgtaGATGTCTTCACgaatcataaaagcttgcagtatgtgttcacccataAAGAGTTGAAACTTAGGCAGAGATGGTGGTTAGagctattgaaggattatgatatgagtgtcttgtatcatccgggcaaggccaatgtaaatGCGGATGCCATTAGGCGGaagtctatgggtagtgtagcgcATGTagaaaatgataagaaagagttagcccGTGACGTATATCGCTTTGCTAGGTTAGGatttaggttgtttggtgatgctgagggtagcaTAGGAGTTTAAAGTAGTTCCGAGTCCTCTTTATTTtcgaaagtgaaagagaagcaagacaaggatcctaccTTGGTTAGGTTAAAAGAATCCATtaaaaatcaaaaggtagaggttttctcccaagggggacatggcgtgttgagatttcaagataGATTTATtgttctgaatattgataacttgaggcagagaattatggcggAAGCACATGGCAcgcgatattccattcatcccggtgatactaagatgtatcatgatttgcgggaaatttattggtggaacagtatgaagaggaacatagcagaatttgtgtGAAAATGTTCTacgtgtcaacaagttaagatagaacaccaaaggCCCAGTGGTGTGATGCAAAAGTTttgcattcctacttggaagtgggaagaagtgaatatggatttcatggtTGGTTTACCTTTTTCTCATttccatcatgattcgatttgggtggTAGTAGATCGgttaaccaaatcagctcatttcttgccagtgcattcaTTTTTATAGGTGAAGACTATGCTAGACtatatattcgggaactcgtcagacttcatggagtccctttggctattatttctgaaaggggtactcaatttacttctcagttttggaaatcttttcagaagggtctcagtacccaagtcCGTTTAAGTTCTGCTTTCTATCCTCAAATCGATGGTCAAGCCAAacgaaccattcagactttagaagatatgttgagatcttgtgtgcttaactttaaaggtagttgggatgagcactagccattaattgagtttgattacaataacaactttcatgctactattggaatagccccatttgaagctctttatggaaGGAGTTGTAGAttgcccataggttggtttgaagttggtgaagctACTGTGACTGGACCTGATGCtatgtttgaagctatggaaaatgtTAGGTTGATTCGAGAATGAttgaaaaccactcaaagtcatcagaagtcatacgtggatgtgaggagaaaagatcttgagtttaatatGGATGATTTGGTATATcaaaaggtttcacccatgaaaggggtgaaaaggtttggaaagaaagggaaacttagtccccattacATTTGCCCATATAGGATTCTAAGTtgtgttgggaaggtagcttatgagtttgatTTGCCCGCGGAGTTGTCTAATGTTTACCCGGTtttccatgtatccatgcttaAGCGATGTATTGGTAACTCAGTTGTAATTGAACCTTCCGAGGATTTGGATATCCAGAATAATCTTTCATTTGAGGAATTTCTtgttgagattctagattttcaaGTTTGGAAGCTAAGAAGCAAGGAAGTTCCTTTAGTTAAAGTGTTTTTGCGAAATCAATCCGTCGAGGGTGCGACATGGGAGGTAGAAGCGGAAATGCATaccaaataccctcatcttttctctatgaATCCGGAACGTGTCCAAGGTATCATTCTCTTTTGATTCGATCCTTATTACAATACTTATCTTAGCTTGTGTGTTTTCTTAAATATCGAAAATCTAGTATGAAACATATGTATTGAGCAAGGTAGTTTCGTTCGATATCCTCATTTCCATAGTATTCCTAACTTACTCATCGACATTCTAgcacgaatgtttccaaggggggatgatgtaataccgtgggaaattttttgttgaaattttgtgcataaacgtgttgggttctatcttctagaatgaattataagtttttcatgcggaatgtcttatattatgacccaccattacgtagagtattgaataatatttccaacgatatgtggatcatccaaaacggacacccgagcgacgagttatgaacattccgatctgcgagtcctctttccaatgaaattggtttcatctaatttttttatcagagtaaaaagttatggtcgatctactttagcctatcaaaagtgaatatttgggtcaacttcaaatgatcataactccttgtacataataagaTGGGtcatctactatatatcaacgaaaagatatgggagacctctttctaatgaaattagtttcatccaatttggatatcg
Coding sequences within:
- the LOC124885820 gene encoding uncharacterized protein LOC124885820, producing the protein MGSVAHVENDKKELARDVYRFARLGFRLFGDAEAPFEALYGRSCRLPIGWFEVGEATVTGPDAMFEAMENVAYEFDLPAELSNVYPVFHVSMLKRCIGNSVVIEPSEDLDIQNNLSFEEFLVEILDFQVWKLRSKEVPLVKVFLRNQSVEGATWEVEAEMHTKYPHLFSMNPERVQGIILF